Within the Paenibacillus sp. AN1007 genome, the region GTGGCTCTATCGGAAAGTCCAAATCCACATTAATTTTGGACAGATCATGTAGATATGTGCGCATTACCCCCTTAAGGTCATCACCCGTAGGTAGTTTTGCCCAACTCACCCAAATGGATTCTCCGCCCACTGCGTCAGTCGTTTTTTGGTGATCTGTCCATGTGAAGTGTGTTTGATGACCTGCCCTTGGTCGAGCAGCAGCACCTGCGGGGATTCATGGCGAACCTCGGTCTCTTCCGCAATGTGGCGGGATAACGGACGATTCTCAATAACTTTCACCATCCGATATTCCATCGTCTGTTTGGGATCAGATGCATTCGTGCCGACAAAAGCCATAAACTCTCTATATGCTCGTGCACTGACGGGACAAGTTGTGCTGTGTTTCAGCAAAAGCACTGGATGCTCCTGCGAGCGTTGAAGGGCCTCTCCCCAGTCCTGCAGCTTGTGCAGTTCCAGAACATGCTCGCTTAACATCTCATGGGAATCAGCACCCGTCCGTTTGCTGACCACCGAACCGATGACAACGCCAAGAGCAGCACCGAAGGCAATGCCCAGTCCAATCTGCCCGGTCGCTGTACCGATACTAACCCCAAGGGCCACCCCAACTGCCAGCCAAAGGGCTTGATGATTCACCTTTTTCTCCATCAAAATCATCCTTCCTCTAAGTATGTATTTAAGCTGTATAAGTTAATTTAAAGATGATATAGATGACGCTGCGATGACAGAGTGTTCATCCGTATATTTGGTTCAAATTATAACACAGCCCCTGCACGTGAGCTTTCAGAATCTCCATCTTTCGGGTACATAATGTGATACACTGATGTTAATTTGGAAACGATGAATATAAGAGCAGCTGAAAGGCGGAAAATCGATATGACATACGCTTTTACGATTGAACCACCGGATTACTATGCACTGGACAACGAAGACGAGTTAATTGCCAAGTGTCAGGAGTGGGGCCTGATTTCGGCCAAAGCGACCAAACTCAAAACGTTCTACTATAAAGGAAACGGCCTGAACCTGCCCTGCACCATTCTCGGTTATGTGGATCACATGACGGCAGTCATCGAGCTGGATAATGGGGACAAACACTGTATACATCCATCCTATTTGAAAGAAATGCAGGCTTCCGGCTACAGCACAAG harbors:
- the ytxJ gene encoding bacillithiol system redox-active protein YtxJ, with the protein product MEKKVNHQALWLAVGVALGVSIGTATGQIGLGIAFGAALGVVIGSVVSKRTGADSHEMLSEHVLELHKLQDWGEALQRSQEHPVLLLKHSTTCPVSARAYREFMAFVGTNASDPKQTMEYRMVKVIENRPLSRHIAEETEVRHESPQVLLLDQGQVIKHTSHGQITKKRLTQWAENPFG